The Stenotrophomonas maltophilia genome includes a region encoding these proteins:
- a CDS encoding Wadjet anti-phage system protein JetD domain-containing protein translates to MKLPEDVRQLLARRFQSKHREWLIGDPGEVHWPLEVPLGIPTEQAALRQVDSVRAWVSAWQGWQGVGSLSWSERRWKALGVQRLPEKLALRGPEDVALWIGASARWVRALSRYQTLTARWPVLAQQLPKYFDVLADYSDADYQRLTEMLDWIASHPNSNLYPRQLPVSGLDSKWLDGRKGLLTDLVAAIQEDSSSDVDFYQRCGLKAPPLLVRMRVLDQSLRAHVGGVGDITAPVDDLAGISWPVSHVFIVENLQTGLAMSDMPGAVVFMRLGYNVDVLARLPWLARAKCIYWGDLDTHGFAILHRARSYIPELQSVLMDEETLLRHKALWVDEAAQHSAAELTLLTKDEQQLYRDLKQQRWGQNVRLEQERIDWTAAWNVLQRSFA, encoded by the coding sequence TTGAAGCTCCCTGAAGATGTTCGGCAGCTTCTTGCCCGTCGCTTTCAAAGCAAGCACCGCGAGTGGTTGATCGGTGATCCGGGTGAGGTCCACTGGCCGCTGGAAGTTCCCCTCGGCATTCCGACGGAGCAGGCTGCACTGAGACAAGTTGACAGCGTTCGCGCTTGGGTGAGCGCATGGCAAGGTTGGCAAGGAGTCGGCTCCTTGTCGTGGAGTGAGCGCCGGTGGAAAGCGCTTGGTGTTCAGCGACTGCCCGAGAAACTGGCGTTACGAGGCCCTGAAGATGTTGCCCTGTGGATCGGTGCATCTGCACGGTGGGTTCGCGCCCTGTCTCGGTATCAGACGCTGACTGCTCGCTGGCCGGTTCTTGCGCAGCAGTTGCCGAAATATTTTGATGTCCTCGCAGATTACAGCGATGCCGACTATCAAAGGCTGACAGAGATGCTGGATTGGATTGCGAGCCATCCGAACTCCAACCTGTATCCCCGCCAGCTGCCGGTATCAGGACTGGACAGCAAATGGCTTGATGGGCGCAAAGGGCTGCTGACGGATCTGGTGGCCGCAATACAGGAGGACTCATCCAGCGACGTGGATTTTTACCAGCGGTGTGGCCTGAAGGCTCCACCACTCCTTGTGCGCATGAGGGTGCTGGATCAGTCGTTGCGAGCTCATGTCGGCGGCGTGGGTGACATCACTGCGCCGGTTGACGACCTCGCGGGTATCAGTTGGCCTGTCTCGCATGTGTTCATTGTCGAGAACCTTCAAACGGGACTGGCAATGTCCGACATGCCGGGCGCTGTCGTGTTCATGCGCCTTGGCTATAACGTCGACGTGTTGGCCCGGCTACCTTGGCTTGCCCGCGCGAAGTGCATCTACTGGGGTGACTTGGACACCCATGGATTTGCCATTCTGCATCGCGCCCGTTCATACATTCCAGAGTTGCAATCCGTGCTCATGGACGAAGAGACTTTGCTTCGACACAAGGCACTGTGGGTGGACGAGGCGGCGCAGCATTCAGCAGCGGAACTGACGCTCCTGACCAAGGATGAGCAGCAACTTTATCGGGATCTCAAGCAGCAGCGCTGGGGGCAAAACGTTCGCTTGGAACAGGAGCGGATCGACTGGACTGCCGCATGGAACGTGTTGCAACGGTCATTTGCCTAG
- a CDS encoding PIN domain-containing protein translates to MRLLISDANILIDMEAGALMETLFQLPMQFGIPDLLYYEEIEPGSPGLEDLGLQVMEVSGDFVAYAQQLPGQHNHLLPAKNGPKPSHNDYLALALAKQEACTLLTGDTNLRIVANKEQVNVMGTIGLLCAMIENQLLTVDDAFKALDRMKSGKRRLPWPEAEKVLNALR, encoded by the coding sequence ATGCGGTTGCTCATCAGTGATGCGAACATCTTGATCGATATGGAAGCGGGAGCGTTGATGGAGACGCTCTTTCAGCTTCCGATGCAGTTTGGCATCCCTGATCTGCTGTACTACGAAGAAATTGAACCGGGCAGTCCGGGCCTTGAAGACTTGGGCTTGCAGGTCATGGAGGTCAGCGGCGACTTCGTAGCCTATGCCCAGCAGTTGCCAGGCCAGCACAATCACCTACTTCCCGCGAAAAACGGCCCCAAGCCCAGTCACAACGACTACTTGGCACTGGCGCTTGCGAAGCAAGAGGCCTGCACCCTACTCACGGGCGACACCAATTTGCGAATTGTTGCCAACAAGGAACAGGTCAACGTCATGGGCACCATTGGGTTGCTGTGCGCCATGATCGAGAACCAGCTGCTGACTGTCGACGACGCCTTCAAGGCACTCGACCGAATGAAGTCGGGCAAGCGACGGCTGCCCTGGCCAGAAGCCGAAAAAGTGTTGAACGCGCTGCGCTGA